A window of the bacterium genome harbors these coding sequences:
- a CDS encoding FecR family protein has translation MNKRILLSVAALFLLLTVCMALAARPWSSRRKLDDAQKGLFTLVEGDVKKKQVEDPDWIRAQNKTNVYTGDRVRTLLKSRAEMQLAEIDLIRLAPKTTIDIVKLYEETKEKKLETKITLEQGDIWGKVKSVDANSTFEVSSDFAGAAITGTVFRLNHDSTRQETQLKVYTGEVKISNAPEKMNTLTPQTIGAGQSGRRQIEGPRQVPGPSQITLDAWVYLVRNMQQITIGTDGKVKSTGSFKTSDRDEQTDWVKWNLARDRQTRTRQ, from the coding sequence ATGAACAAGAGAATTCTGCTCTCCGTTGCAGCACTGTTTCTGCTGTTGACCGTCTGCATGGCGCTGGCCGCGCGGCCCTGGTCGTCCCGGCGCAAACTCGATGACGCCCAAAAAGGCTTGTTCACGCTGGTCGAAGGTGACGTCAAGAAGAAGCAGGTGGAAGATCCGGACTGGATCCGCGCCCAGAACAAAACCAACGTCTACACCGGCGACCGGGTGCGGACGCTGCTCAAATCGCGCGCGGAAATGCAGCTCGCGGAGATCGATCTCATTCGGCTGGCGCCCAAGACCACGATCGACATTGTCAAGCTCTATGAAGAAACCAAAGAGAAGAAGCTCGAAACCAAGATCACGCTCGAACAGGGCGACATTTGGGGCAAAGTCAAATCCGTCGATGCCAACTCGACGTTTGAAGTCTCTTCCGACTTTGCCGGCGCCGCCATCACCGGTACGGTTTTCCGCTTGAACCACGACTCCACCCGCCAGGAAACCCAGCTCAAAGTCTACACCGGCGAAGTGAAAATCAGCAACGCGCCGGAAAAGATGAACACCCTCACGCCGCAAACCATCGGCGCGGGGCAGTCAGGCCGCCGTCAAATCGAAGGCCCGCGCCAGGTGCCCGGCCCCTCCCAGATCACCCTCGACGCATGGGTGTACCTCGTGCGCAACATGCAGCAAATCACCATCGGCACCGACGGCAAGGTGAAATCAACCGGCTCGTTCAAAACTTCTGACCGGGACGAGCAGACGGACTGGGTGAAGTGGAATCTCGCGCGTGACCGCCAAACCAGAACCCGGCAGTGA
- a CDS encoding CHAT domain-containing protein, giving the protein MTILLFLTILFISSFAQSPALPTPTPAANRPEGRAALLEPHPMTSHPEPDLMPALSPDGRWLVYVSRSNKNYDLWAKPAAGGQTTPLTTHTSDDFSPAWSPDGKFIVFISRRDDAEGDLFLLKVKAQHDRLLPGKITRLTSNFVREVSPVFSPEGRAIAFSRGASGGEQLWLYHVKTKASHPLRDVAGSDAAWSPDGRHLAVVAPVAGHSGRQVFIVAADTRATEPPRQVTFVGDNRFPSWSPQGDMLVVQRTETAAEQSGTHLRLVQVSDEAGRALIVPRELQITPGGEGALFPYWGSDRAIYYAANRYGNLDLWRIPETGMLARYPAPGESIAFARRFPNHELAILTLAAIPFDFPDSARQINHAEVEMGRRFLALGDTIQALAIWSVVQQGDPGRDEAAALAEVELAAARSDVQLLNAITQREQSWPEVQARCCLALGRILLRQNQRETGVSHLLAIARDYPGLGEYSYQALLLAGETLARGRRMAAAEEAYLKIVTLFPEQWEWQAAGCDRLLQLAVANAGRDTLATYQLLSQKYATRPEVSFTARFQLAQQLAREGELKLATNEYHDLLDRLATQRGLYLQNLADRVALALLRLHLADNELPGASQVFATLLARDRRGGDQSAFSQARSELVAALIARGRVLLRGRDAELALALFRQAREYDPTNLEAHRGYLEAMHRLENSDAAVAEYERRNAAAPDNDILLYSLGLAYSYQGETNVGLLRRSCVLIERSLAINYRLVPAYLTLGFNYEAIENLEQQERRRKKGFFEKIALATPRLLDNAVRALTLQKPRPPERWYEKAIDVLTAGIAVNDEKVAPLTEANLALNLANNYYNLGEFGFENALRYYLIKLQYDSSFVSTKQQAVIYERAGQCAWVSGRSQEAIPLLQEAVRLCRSLRDADGELRNLNRLALLYEGLGDFESSNEHYSAVLAAGKREYRNHNQALVLRNIAHNHLQNEETEEAIQKSDSSLTLLRLRGDSGFPKPKKSKFEIKLLGLPVFWMNADQFGESSTEGLTREQEKALIFTLIGASHEARKELPEALAAYEQKVAAARQRKDRPGEAIALNNLGDLWYSQHDFDKALAYFEASFQVCQRYQIPAGKIVNLINLGNVALLPEQPAGRADSLLQVIEHRAQILRPEIEEAAVVEPRQKVAVLNLLGSLHYNAAQRRLRGARESRAPALAALANGRSELDRDVRATWDALHHLAQAAAAYDTALALAANRRLFAEEVIVRRNLASLFVLAQDYPPALQHLQAAHELSIQKNLAELTWRVEHALGTLATLWRSPETNAGAPAQKSAQDWYDSALDILEGLPIIPEGIEQRLAQAQEQRELYENAIALLAGEGNRREALALSERSRAHEFANLVATRYLVPKRQRHRLLWGEGGGEAPFLQRRISSVRAELRKLESEEPQRPKELARVHAELAQAESEYRQVIAKALQENPQLASFFSVQTVALSTVQDSLDEATAVLSYFVGENETIVWCLSATGLTQTRRAIARSQLRLAVQQFRQALIEQNPARAALAAELGELLLAGIPDLDSYSNLVIVPDDCLHYLPFGALSYQGETALDLFGFTKVASLAAFSYALHNKNLNAGNILVLQDAAEAEKAVQLAAANAMQVRQGVDWRNGEARQLVQSAGILQINHQFLSQPTHPLSSGLRLLVRQPQSELPATVLFPLYRMFELDLAASLVVLPNAAFPFDGAQTGEELIALQRCLIYCGAPSLVLTQWRVSPEIRTTFCETFYPALRTEPAIAALAAAQAAVRERHPQSTAWAAFELAGFAGMTTAEKNQFAASRLDFTVAKGTQARQQDDYAEASRYYQSALTMAQQLGRPEYVQRLEERIKESAVAGRDFATACTIEERILAQALAAGDQRQAARSYRNLSVWRRELQDYSAAEAAELKNLALAEQANNAMARASSQFELAKIAQARNDYAAALRWAEQSAGLLAEQRQPLPRLLVETLLGKLALEADRYNQALDYLQHAIQAFTAAAPANAAAEKRALAVAQQLAGIAFTRLAAYGEGLPRLQQAADTFAALADTANFAAAMQALAETEWLNGDYQNALRHQHRVLELAAARRDPALDIRGHNARGLILMSLGELEQALDVEKHALQLALAWEEEKPVEAKREQATVYKNLGLVYIQQKQFQPALTSFLQARAIDQQFNFERGLLYDFNNLGQVYQVLGQSDSAQQYLNKAEALAAKLGDQRALVQALYTRGTLQLERGHKTPARITLQQALAKAEEIALEELQWRCLWQLARLAQQSNETAAALEFYQRAIASVERQSAKIKVEEYRSGFIDNKSDLYEEAVLLLLLMKREAEAFQFAERAKSRSFADLLANSAVDWQAGAGEHLLARRTRLLDQISFTQARITALQQNASADPGDRLTMAALQDSLAGLQKAYADLLVEMKTANPELADLVSVEPLPVQAVQGLLPDSVALVEYFFAKDRLVSWVVDRRQVRAVATPLERGKLSDLILQLRKAITKRASVESFSRQLYDQLILPIAPLLQNARQLVIVPHGPLHYVPFPALQKADSTYLIDAHALALAPSATVLGFCHRKGEAILAEARSNYRVLALGNPAVGDAKYDLPFAAKEIESLQFTFGQIESYSREAATPAALAAGIWRANLVHLSCHGVYDERNPLFSALLLAPASGEDDGRLEAHEIFSLKLHTYLVMLSACETGLAKVTGGDEVIGLARAFLFAGTPALIASLWTVDDLATAITVKRFYRYLEAGAGKAEALRQAQRFVRDYHNRHPAYWASFGLTGDWR; this is encoded by the coding sequence ATGACTATCCTTCTCTTTCTCACAATTCTATTCATATCCTCGTTTGCCCAATCGCCCGCATTGCCAACGCCCACTCCGGCGGCCAACCGGCCCGAGGGCCGCGCGGCACTGCTCGAACCACACCCCATGACCTCCCATCCCGAGCCGGACCTCATGCCCGCGCTATCGCCGGACGGCCGCTGGCTGGTCTACGTTTCACGCAGCAACAAGAACTATGATCTGTGGGCCAAGCCCGCTGCCGGCGGCCAAACCACCCCGCTCACCACACATACCAGCGATGACTTCAGCCCGGCCTGGTCACCGGATGGCAAGTTCATCGTCTTCATCTCGCGGCGCGACGACGCCGAGGGTGATCTCTTTCTGTTGAAAGTAAAAGCGCAGCATGATCGCCTGCTGCCGGGCAAGATCACGCGCCTGACCAGCAACTTCGTGCGCGAGGTGTCGCCCGTCTTTTCGCCGGAGGGCCGCGCCATTGCCTTCAGTCGTGGCGCGAGTGGCGGAGAACAGCTTTGGCTTTATCATGTCAAAACCAAAGCCAGCCATCCGCTGCGCGATGTTGCCGGCAGCGACGCCGCCTGGTCTCCCGATGGCAGGCACCTGGCGGTGGTGGCGCCGGTGGCCGGCCATTCCGGCAGGCAGGTGTTCATCGTCGCCGCGGATACGCGCGCCACGGAACCACCCCGGCAAGTGACTTTTGTGGGAGACAACCGTTTCCCGAGCTGGTCGCCGCAGGGTGACATGCTGGTGGTGCAACGCACGGAAACCGCCGCGGAACAATCCGGCACTCATCTGCGCCTGGTGCAGGTTTCCGATGAGGCCGGCCGTGCACTCATAGTGCCGCGCGAACTGCAAATCACACCCGGCGGAGAGGGCGCGCTCTTTCCGTATTGGGGCAGCGATCGCGCCATCTACTATGCCGCCAATCGTTATGGCAATCTCGATCTCTGGCGCATTCCGGAGACCGGCATGCTGGCGCGCTATCCCGCGCCGGGCGAGAGCATCGCGTTTGCGCGGCGCTTCCCCAATCACGAGCTTGCCATTCTCACGCTCGCGGCCATTCCGTTTGACTTTCCCGATTCCGCGCGGCAGATCAATCATGCGGAAGTCGAGATGGGGCGGCGCTTCCTGGCGCTGGGCGACACGATTCAGGCGCTGGCGATCTGGAGCGTGGTGCAGCAGGGTGATCCGGGGCGGGATGAAGCAGCAGCGCTGGCGGAGGTGGAGCTGGCCGCGGCGCGCAGCGACGTGCAACTCCTGAACGCCATCACGCAGCGCGAGCAGAGCTGGCCGGAAGTGCAGGCGCGCTGTTGCCTGGCGCTCGGCAGGATTCTGCTCCGGCAAAACCAGCGCGAGACCGGCGTCAGCCATTTGCTCGCCATTGCGCGCGATTATCCCGGGCTTGGCGAGTACAGTTATCAGGCCTTGCTGCTTGCGGGCGAGACACTGGCGCGCGGCCGCCGCATGGCCGCCGCGGAAGAGGCCTATCTCAAAATCGTCACGCTGTTTCCCGAGCAATGGGAATGGCAGGCGGCGGGTTGTGACCGGCTGTTGCAGCTCGCGGTGGCAAATGCCGGCCGCGACACGCTGGCCACCTATCAACTGCTCAGCCAGAAGTACGCCACCCGTCCGGAGGTCAGTTTCACGGCGCGCTTTCAGCTTGCGCAACAGCTCGCGCGCGAGGGCGAGCTTAAGCTCGCCACCAACGAGTATCACGATTTGCTCGACCGGTTGGCAACGCAGCGCGGGCTTTATTTGCAAAATCTCGCCGACCGCGTGGCGCTGGCGCTGCTGCGGTTGCATTTGGCGGATAACGAACTGCCCGGCGCCTCGCAAGTTTTTGCCACGCTGCTCGCGCGTGATCGCCGGGGCGGAGATCAAAGTGCTTTCAGCCAGGCGCGCTCCGAACTGGTGGCGGCGCTGATTGCGCGCGGCCGCGTACTGCTGCGCGGCCGCGATGCCGAGCTGGCGCTCGCGCTCTTTCGCCAGGCGCGCGAGTATGATCCCACCAATCTCGAGGCCCATCGCGGCTATCTCGAAGCCATGCACCGGCTGGAAAACAGCGACGCGGCGGTGGCGGAATACGAACGCCGCAACGCGGCAGCGCCGGACAACGATATTCTCCTGTACAGCCTGGGTCTGGCTTATTCCTACCAGGGCGAAACCAATGTCGGCCTGCTGCGCCGCTCCTGCGTCTTGATCGAGCGCAGTCTGGCGATCAATTACCGCCTGGTGCCGGCCTATCTCACGCTCGGTTTCAACTACGAGGCCATCGAAAATCTCGAACAGCAGGAACGCCGGCGCAAGAAGGGCTTTTTCGAGAAGATCGCGCTGGCCACGCCGCGGCTGCTGGACAATGCCGTGCGCGCCCTCACACTGCAGAAGCCGCGGCCGCCGGAACGCTGGTATGAAAAAGCCATCGACGTGCTGACCGCCGGCATCGCCGTCAATGATGAGAAGGTGGCGCCGCTCACCGAGGCCAATCTGGCGCTCAATCTCGCCAACAACTACTACAATCTCGGCGAATTCGGCTTCGAGAACGCGCTGCGCTACTATCTGATCAAACTGCAATACGACAGCAGCTTTGTTTCCACCAAACAGCAGGCGGTGATTTACGAGCGCGCGGGGCAATGCGCCTGGGTGAGCGGCCGGTCGCAGGAGGCCATTCCCCTGCTGCAAGAAGCGGTACGGCTGTGCCGCAGCCTGCGCGATGCCGACGGCGAATTGCGCAACCTCAACCGGCTGGCGCTGCTCTACGAGGGCCTGGGAGATTTTGAATCTTCCAACGAGCACTACAGCGCGGTGCTGGCAGCGGGCAAGCGCGAATACCGCAATCACAACCAGGCGCTGGTGCTGCGCAACATCGCGCACAATCATCTGCAAAATGAAGAGACCGAAGAGGCGATTCAAAAGAGCGACAGTTCCTTGACGCTGCTGCGGCTGCGCGGCGACAGCGGTTTCCCCAAGCCCAAAAAGAGCAAGTTTGAAATCAAGTTGCTGGGGCTGCCGGTGTTTTGGATGAATGCGGATCAATTCGGCGAGTCGAGCACCGAAGGCCTGACCCGCGAGCAGGAAAAAGCGCTGATCTTCACCCTCATCGGCGCCAGCCACGAAGCGCGCAAGGAATTGCCCGAGGCGCTGGCGGCTTACGAACAAAAAGTGGCGGCAGCGCGCCAGCGCAAAGACCGGCCCGGCGAGGCGATCGCGCTCAACAACCTGGGCGACCTGTGGTACAGCCAGCATGATTTCGACAAGGCCCTCGCGTATTTCGAAGCCTCGTTTCAAGTCTGCCAGCGTTACCAAATTCCCGCCGGCAAAATCGTCAACTTGATCAACCTGGGCAATGTGGCGCTGCTGCCCGAGCAGCCCGCCGGCCGCGCCGACTCGCTGCTGCAGGTCATCGAACACCGGGCGCAAATCCTGCGGCCGGAGATCGAAGAAGCCGCCGTGGTCGAACCGCGCCAAAAAGTGGCCGTGCTCAATTTGCTCGGCAGCCTGCATTACAACGCGGCGCAAAGGCGCTTGCGCGGCGCCCGCGAGTCTCGCGCGCCGGCGTTGGCCGCGCTGGCCAACGGTCGCAGCGAGTTGGATCGCGATGTGCGCGCCACCTGGGACGCGCTGCATCACCTCGCCCAGGCGGCTGCCGCTTATGACACCGCCCTGGCGCTGGCCGCCAACCGCCGACTGTTCGCGGAAGAAGTGATCGTGCGCCGCAACCTCGCCAGCCTGTTCGTGCTGGCGCAGGATTATCCGCCCGCGCTGCAGCATCTGCAGGCCGCGCACGAGCTGAGCATTCAGAAAAATCTCGCCGAGCTGACCTGGCGCGTGGAGCATGCCCTCGGCACACTGGCCACACTCTGGCGCAGCCCGGAGACGAACGCCGGTGCGCCGGCGCAAAAATCCGCGCAGGACTGGTATGACAGCGCTCTCGACATTCTCGAAGGGCTGCCCATCATTCCGGAGGGAATCGAGCAGCGCCTTGCGCAGGCGCAGGAGCAGCGCGAGCTTTACGAGAATGCCATCGCGCTGCTCGCCGGCGAGGGCAACCGCCGCGAGGCCTTGGCACTCAGCGAGCGCAGCCGTGCGCATGAGTTTGCTAATCTCGTGGCGACGCGCTATCTCGTGCCCAAACGCCAGCGCCATCGGTTGCTGTGGGGCGAGGGCGGCGGCGAGGCGCCCTTCCTGCAGCGCAGAATCAGCAGCGTGCGCGCGGAGCTGCGCAAACTGGAGTCGGAAGAGCCGCAACGGCCGAAAGAACTGGCGCGCGTGCACGCCGAGCTGGCGCAGGCCGAGAGCGAATACCGGCAGGTCATCGCCAAAGCGCTGCAGGAGAATCCCCAACTGGCGAGCTTCTTCAGCGTGCAAACCGTGGCGCTGAGCACGGTGCAGGATTCACTCGATGAAGCCACTGCCGTGCTTTCTTATTTTGTCGGTGAGAATGAAACGATCGTGTGGTGCCTGAGCGCCACGGGGCTGACGCAGACGCGCCGGGCCATTGCGCGGTCACAGTTGCGGCTGGCGGTGCAGCAATTTCGCCAGGCGCTCATTGAGCAAAATCCGGCGCGCGCTGCGCTGGCCGCGGAGTTGGGCGAACTGCTGCTGGCGGGAATTCCGGATTTGGATTCCTATTCCAACCTGGTCATCGTGCCGGATGATTGCCTGCACTATCTGCCGTTCGGCGCGCTTTCCTACCAGGGCGAAACCGCACTCGATCTTTTCGGCTTCACCAAGGTTGCGAGTCTGGCGGCATTCAGCTATGCGCTGCACAACAAGAATCTCAACGCCGGCAACATCCTGGTGCTGCAAGATGCGGCCGAGGCGGAAAAGGCGGTGCAACTCGCGGCCGCGAACGCCATGCAAGTGCGGCAGGGGGTAGACTGGCGCAACGGCGAGGCGCGGCAACTCGTGCAAAGCGCCGGCATTCTGCAGATCAATCATCAATTCCTGTCGCAACCGACTCATCCTTTGTCCTCGGGACTGCGCCTGCTGGTGCGCCAGCCGCAGAGTGAGCTGCCGGCAACGGTGCTCTTTCCGCTCTATCGCATGTTCGAGCTGGATTTGGCCGCCAGCCTGGTGGTGTTGCCCAACGCGGCCTTTCCATTTGACGGCGCGCAAACCGGCGAGGAGTTGATTGCCCTGCAGCGCTGCCTGATTTACTGCGGCGCGCCTTCGCTCGTACTCACCCAATGGCGCGTGTCTCCTGAGATTCGCACGACTTTTTGTGAGACGTTCTACCCGGCGCTCAGAACCGAACCGGCCATTGCCGCGCTGGCCGCAGCCCAGGCCGCGGTGCGCGAACGCCATCCCCAATCCACTGCTTGGGCAGCCTTTGAGCTGGCCGGATTTGCCGGCATGACGACGGCCGAGAAGAATCAGTTTGCCGCCAGCCGCCTGGATTTCACCGTGGCCAAGGGCACGCAGGCGCGGCAACAAGACGATTACGCCGAAGCGAGTCGCTACTACCAATCCGCGCTCACTATGGCGCAGCAGCTCGGCCGGCCGGAATACGTGCAGCGTCTCGAAGAGCGCATCAAGGAAAGCGCGGTAGCGGGCAGAGATTTCGCGACGGCCTGCACCATCGAAGAGCGAATTCTCGCGCAGGCGCTGGCTGCCGGGGACCAGCGGCAAGCCGCGCGCAGCTACCGCAATCTCTCGGTCTGGCGCCGCGAGTTGCAAGACTATTCCGCCGCCGAAGCGGCCGAGCTGAAGAACCTGGCGCTCGCGGAACAGGCCAACAATGCGATGGCCCGGGCGAGCTCGCAATTTGAACTGGCCAAGATTGCGCAGGCGCGCAATGACTACGCCGCCGCACTGCGCTGGGCGGAACAATCGGCCGGGCTGCTGGCGGAGCAGCGCCAGCCGCTGCCGCGCCTGCTGGTGGAGACGCTGCTCGGCAAACTGGCGCTGGAAGCCGATCGCTACAACCAGGCGCTGGATTATCTGCAGCATGCGATTCAAGCATTCACCGCCGCTGCACCGGCAAATGCAGCCGCGGAGAAGCGCGCGCTGGCGGTGGCGCAACAATTGGCGGGCATCGCTTTCACCCGGCTGGCGGCTTATGGCGAAGGGCTGCCCCGGCTGCAACAGGCGGCGGACACGTTTGCGGCACTGGCCGACACCGCCAATTTCGCGGCGGCCATGCAGGCGCTGGCCGAAACCGAGTGGCTCAACGGCGATTACCAGAATGCCCTACGCCATCAGCACCGCGTCTTGGAGCTTGCGGCGGCCCGGCGCGATCCGGCCCTCGACATTCGCGGTCACAACGCGCGCGGCTTGATTCTCATGAGCCTCGGTGAACTCGAGCAAGCGCTGGATGTGGAAAAGCACGCGCTGCAACTCGCGCTGGCCTGGGAGGAAGAAAAGCCGGTGGAAGCCAAGCGTGAGCAGGCCACGGTGTACAAGAACCTCGGCCTGGTTTACATTCAACAAAAGCAGTTTCAGCCGGCGCTCACCAGCTTCCTGCAGGCGCGCGCCATCGATCAACAATTCAATTTCGAGCGCGGCCTGCTGTACGATTTCAACAATCTTGGCCAGGTGTACCAGGTTCTCGGCCAAAGTGACTCGGCGCAGCAATACTTGAACAAAGCCGAAGCGCTGGCCGCGAAATTGGGAGATCAGCGGGCGCTGGTGCAGGCGCTCTACACCAGAGGCACCCTGCAATTGGAGCGCGGCCACAAAACTCCGGCACGGATCACCCTGCAGCAGGCGCTGGCCAAAGCCGAAGAGATCGCGCTGGAAGAATTGCAGTGGCGTTGCCTGTGGCAGCTCGCACGGCTGGCGCAGCAATCGAATGAGACGGCCGCGGCGCTGGAATTTTATCAGCGCGCGATTGCGAGCGTCGAACGCCAGAGCGCCAAGATCAAGGTGGAAGAATACCGCAGCGGTTTCATTGACAACAAGAGCGACCTCTACGAAGAAGCGGTGTTGTTGCTGCTGCTCATGAAGCGCGAGGCCGAGGCCTTTCAATTCGCCGAGCGCGCCAAATCGCGCAGCTTTGCCGATTTGCTCGCCAACAGCGCGGTCGACTGGCAGGCCGGCGCCGGCGAACACCTGCTGGCGCGGCGCACCCGGCTGCTCGATCAGATCAGCTTCACGCAGGCCAGGATTACAGCGCTGCAGCAAAATGCCTCCGCGGATCCCGGCGATCGGCTGACGATGGCCGCGCTGCAAGACTCCCTGGCCGGCCTGCAAAAGGCCTATGCGGACTTGCTAGTGGAAATGAAAACCGCCAATCCCGAGCTGGCGGATCTGGTGAGCGTCGAGCCGCTGCCGGTGCAGGCGGTGCAAGGCCTCCTGCCCGACAGCGTGGCGCTGGTGGAATACTTCTTTGCCAAGGACCGGCTGGTGAGCTGGGTGGTCGACCGGCGGCAAGTGCGCGCGGTGGCCACGCCCCTGGAGCGCGGCAAGCTGAGCGATCTCATTCTGCAATTGCGCAAGGCCATCACCAAGCGCGCCTCGGTTGAAAGTTTCAGCCGGCAGTTGTACGACCAACTGATCCTGCCGATTGCGCCGCTGCTGCAGAATGCCAGGCAACTCGTCATCGTGCCGCACGGCCCCTTGCACTATGTGCCCTTCCCCGCGCTGCAGAAAGCCGACAGCACCTATCTCATCGACGCGCACGCCCTGGCGCTGGCGCCGAGCGCGACCGTGCTGGGTTTTTGTCACCGCAAGGGCGAGGCGATTCTTGCCGAGGCTCGCAGCAATTATCGCGTGCTGGCGCTCGGCAATCCTGCGGTCGGCGACGCCAAATATGATCTGCCGTTTGCGGCCAAGGAGATCGAGAGCCTGCAATTCACCTTCGGCCAAATCGAGAGCTACAGCCGCGAGGCGGCCACGCCCGCGGCGCTGGCTGCCGGGATTTGGCGCGCCAATCTCGTTCATCTCTCCTGCCACGGCGTGTATGATGAACGCAACCCACTGTTCTCGGCATTGCTGCTGGCGCCGGCTTCCGGCGAAGACGACGGCCGTCTGGAAGCGCATGAGATCTTCAGCCTGAAGCTGCACACCTATCTCGTCATGCTTTCCGCCTGTGAAACCGGCCTCGCCAAGGTGACCGGTGGCGATGAGGTCATCGGCCTGGCGCGCGCGTTTCTCTTCGCCGGAACACCCGCGCTGATCGCGAGCCTGTGGACGGTCGATGATCTCGCCACCGCCATCACGGTCAAGCGCTTCTATCGCTACCTCGAAGCCGGTGCCGGCAAAGCCGAGGCCTTGCGCCAAGCCCAGCGCTTCGTGCGCGATTATCACAACCGGCATCCGGCCTATTGGGCCAGCTTCGGCTTGACGGGCGACTGGCGCTAG